CTAATGTAATATCTTTTGTAATATTTTTTACGGCACTGATGGTCATATATTTATGATTGGGGTAGCCGACTGTGGAAATCGTTTAAGGGAATGTAGGAATAGGTGGACTTGGTTTGTGTAGTCGCGTATCCCTGACGGGAGCCGGAGGCATCTTTATAATCGCCGGAAACTTTTCAAACATCCTCTGAGATAATTATATCCTATAGATCAGAACTTGCGAAACGTATAAATTCTTCCCTACGAGGGAATGGGGGGTCAAAGCCTCTCTCCGCACCTCTCACTAACCCTCTCCTCTTAGGGAACACCAAAAAATAAATTACCCAATTTTGTGGGATAGGCATCCTGCCTGTCCTTGATGGTAACAGGCAAGATGCCTGCACCACAAGGGATTTTTGGGTATTTTTTTAATTGGAATTCTCTAAGAGAACTCCACAAAAAAGATGAACTGCTTGTATTATTAGCAGGCAAGATGCCTGCACCACAAGGAATTTTGGGATATTTTTTTATTGGAAGTCTCTAAGACTCTTATCTTATCCAATGTATTGCTTAGTTAAGCCATTTTTAACCAGCTAAATACATTATCAACAGTTAATTTTAACTCTACTCCTGCCAATGCAGGCAGAATATCGGTTTTTTCCATTAGTATTGGTTGGCGATCGCACAAAAATACTAGAATACTTAAATCATCAGGATCGCAGACATTGTTTCGAGAGTCTATACCTTAATTAGACATAGCTTTCCCCTGCTCCGGCCTTCTCAGTTACGAGCAGGTTGCGAGGGAGGAACCGAGATCAAAAGACCATCAAAGCTCAACTCCTAAAACACAGACAATTTAATTAATCTCGTCAGAGTGTGAAGACAAATTACACCCGACCAAAAAACCCTGACCGCACATTAGCCTCCGAAGACTTCTTCTTGTCTTCTTTACCTCCGTAATAACCACTGGCATAGTAATATCCACCATAACCACTTTCCTTACCAATACCATTCACAACCATGCCCAAAATAGGCACTCTCGCCTGCTCAAGTAATGACTTCGCCGCAGTTACCGCTGAATACTCCACTGCACCGGGACGGACAACCAGCAATAACCCATCCACATACTTGCCAACAATCAGGGGATCAGTAACAGCCGTTAAGGGAGGTGTGTCAATAATTACGAAATCATAATCCTTACTAGCCTCTTCAACCAAGGCAGCCATGCGCTGGGAATCTAACAGTGCCACTGGGTTAGGCGGAATTTTTCCTGCTGGTAACATATTCACCAGAGGGGATACTTCCTGGACAGCATTTTCTAACTGCGCCTGACCGGCTAAGATATTGCTTAATCCCAGCAAATTGTGTATTTCCCAAACCCGGTGCTGACGGGGAAGACGCATATCAGCATCCACTAACAGGACTCGTCTTCCTACATAAGCTGCTGCTAGAGCCAGATTTGCCGCCACAAAAGATTTACCCTCTCCAGGGGTTGCACTAGTCACCAAAATCACCCGCAATTCTTTGTCAGAGCAAGTGAACCCCAGGTTAGTCTGGAGCATTTCAAAAGACGTACTGACTGGTGAATAGGGGTCATCCAATAATGGCAACTCTTGCCGACCTTCCTGCCGATTTTTCGGATTTTTTTCCCCATATTGGGGAATCGTCCCCAGCAAAGGAAAGCCCAACAGCCGATTGGCTTCTTCAATATTTTTGAGGGATTGATTCATGGATTCCAACACCAGTGCCGTTCCTGCGCCTAAAATAACTCCCAAAAATCCGCCTAGTGCGAGGTTGAGGGGAATCTTAGGAGAAATGGGACGTTCAGGAACTAAAGCTCCAGAAATGATCCGCGAATTACCTACATTCTGATTCTCTAAAACCTGAACCAACTGGAATTGCTTCAGAAATTCTTGGTAGGTGATTTGTGCAACAGTTAACTGTCGCTGTAGCTGTTGTTGTTGTTGTTCCAGTCGAGGTAAGCTATCCAAACGTCTTCTGTTAACTATAAATACCCTTTGCAATTCCTCTATTTGTTTTGTTAATGCTAACCTTTCTACTTCTGATTTGACAAGGTCTTGAGTTAATGCCTGTTTAAGTTCTCCTATCTGCAAATTCTGTTTGGATAGGAACTCGGAACTACCAACGGTCTGGCTGACTCGCTGTTCTAGTACGTTTTTCAGAGATGCCTCTTTCATGACTAAATCCACGACCTTTGGATTATCACCAGTATAAAGACTTCGCGCCACTGCTAGTTCAGATTGGGTTTTTTGGTATTCTGTGAGGACTTGTTGTACACCGGGTGATTGACTTAAGGTACTGAGATCCACAGCCTGTTGTGTACCCAGTTTCATTTCATTCTGTAAAGCTACGGAACGAGTCAAGGCCGCCGCCAATTCCCCTTGGCTCTGGGTAATTGCTTCATTCAGCTTTCCCAGAGATTCCAAACCAGTTTTCGCTTCTACATCCAGAGCTACCACTCGGTTGTTCTCCTTAAACCGGCGTAAGTTCATTTCTGCTTTCGTAACTCGGTGTTCAACTTCTGGTAATTCCTTGGATAAAAATTCTCGCGCTGACCTAGCTTCGGTACGGTTAGTGCGAACATTACTCTCTAAGTAATATTTCATCAGGGAATTCACCACATCTGCTGCTTCCTGGGGATTTGTACTTCTGTAAGAAAGCTGCATCACATCTGTTCCTCGGACAGTCTTCAGCTTCAGTTTTTTGAGAAAAACTTCCAAAGAAAGCTGTTTGCCTTGATTATCTGTCAACTTTAGTGTGGTAATAGTTTTTATAACGATGGGATAGGAGCGGATGATCTCAGATTCAGTATCTACTGGGTTGCTAAGGTTTGTCAGTGCGCCCAATTCTCCCATCTGTTGAGAGAGACTTGAGAGTGATGAAGCCCCACTTTTTTTAGTGAAAACCAATTTCCCTTCTGACTCGTAAACTGGTTTTGTTGAGTAAGTGACAAGGGCTGTGACTCCGAAGACAAAAGCAAATACGACTGATGCCACAGGCCAACGTCTTTTGAATATTAACCAGTACTGTTGAATATCAATAGGGGAATCTTGGTCTTCTTGGTTAATGGACATAAATTAATTTAAGAAAATATACTAAGTGTAGGAAGCGCTGTACAAGTTGTAGATCATCTGTTTGAACAAAAATCACTCATCCCCGGCTTTTGGCATTTAACATTTGTAAAATAGCGATTATTTGTTACGCAGTTTGATTGTCGTATTGAGTAGGGTGCGTCAGACAGAGGAAATCTGTTTTTTACCAAATTATTGGGTCTGACGCACCCTACAAGAGTAAAATCACTCAAAACTCTCTTCCTGTTCCCTGTTAAGAGTTCCCTGTTCCCTTGCCCCAACGACAATTTTTAACGCCCACCTACTTATAGCTTTGTAACAGCTTACCTTTTTCCCAAGCAAGAAAGCTGGAGATGATATTATCTAAGTTATTATACTTGGGCTGCCAATTCAATACCTGCTGAATTTTTTCTGCATCAGCCGTCACACAGGCTGGATCTCCGGGACGACGCGCCACTTCAATTACGGGAAAATCTACCCCAGAAATGTCTTTAACCCTTTCCACAACTTGTCTAACACTATAACCTTTGCCATAACCACAGTTGAGAATTTGACTTTCTCCACCCCTTTCTAGATAGCGTAACCCATCAACATGGGCTGTGGCTAGATCTTCGACATGGATATAGTCTCTAATTCCTGTCCCATCTGGGGTGGGGAAATCATTGCCAAATATCTTGAATTCTGCTTGGCGTTTGAGGGCTGCATTACAAGCATTGGCAATCAAATGAGTTGCACTGGTTAAGTTTTGTCCAATTCTGCCACCGGGGTCGGCTCCTGCGACGTTGAAATAGCGGAGAATTACATACCGCAGACGAGATGCCAGTCCGTAGTCTTGAATCATCCATTCGCTCATCAGTTTGGAGCGACCGTAGGGGTTAATCGGTAAAGTCGGAGTAAACTCTGTGACGGGATTTTCTCTAGGTTCG
The DNA window shown above is from Anabaena sp. WA102 and carries:
- the galE gene encoding UDP-glucose 4-epimerase GalE, producing the protein MNQKVLVTGGAGYIGSHVVRQLGEAGYDVVVYDNCSTGVAQAVLYGQLIIGDLGDIDRLYQVFGKHQFSAVLHFAASLVVPESVAQPLDYYANNTRNTLNLLRCCSIMGVDQLIFSSTAAVYGEPRENPVTEFTPTLPINPYGRSKLMSEWMIQDYGLASRLRYVILRYFNVAGADPGGRIGQNLTSATHLIANACNAALKRQAEFKIFGNDFPTPDGTGIRDYIHVEDLATAHVDGLRYLERGGESQILNCGYGKGYSVRQVVERVKDISGVDFPVIEVARRPGDPACVTADAEKIQQVLNWQPKYNNLDNIISSFLAWEKGKLLQSYK
- a CDS encoding GumC family protein — its product is MSINQEDQDSPIDIQQYWLIFKRRWPVASVVFAFVFGVTALVTYSTKPVYESEGKLVFTKKSGASSLSSLSQQMGELGALTNLSNPVDTESEIIRSYPIVIKTITTLKLTDNQGKQLSLEVFLKKLKLKTVRGTDVMQLSYRSTNPQEAADVVNSLMKYYLESNVRTNRTEARSAREFLSKELPEVEHRVTKAEMNLRRFKENNRVVALDVEAKTGLESLGKLNEAITQSQGELAAALTRSVALQNEMKLGTQQAVDLSTLSQSPGVQQVLTEYQKTQSELAVARSLYTGDNPKVVDLVMKEASLKNVLEQRVSQTVGSSEFLSKQNLQIGELKQALTQDLVKSEVERLALTKQIEELQRVFIVNRRRLDSLPRLEQQQQQLQRQLTVAQITYQEFLKQFQLVQVLENQNVGNSRIISGALVPERPISPKIPLNLALGGFLGVILGAGTALVLESMNQSLKNIEEANRLLGFPLLGTIPQYGEKNPKNRQEGRQELPLLDDPYSPVSTSFEMLQTNLGFTCSDKELRVILVTSATPGEGKSFVAANLALAAAYVGRRVLLVDADMRLPRQHRVWEIHNLLGLSNILAGQAQLENAVQEVSPLVNMLPAGKIPPNPVALLDSQRMAALVEEASKDYDFVIIDTPPLTAVTDPLIVGKYVDGLLLVVRPGAVEYSAVTAAKSLLEQARVPILGMVVNGIGKESGYGGYYYASGYYGGKEDKKKSSEANVRSGFFGRV